One region of Funiculus sociatus GB2-C1 genomic DNA includes:
- a CDS encoding DUF6883 domain-containing protein: protein MKLGDIVSRLVIDPRKLRDYALNPDNPIGGDKAVMFQRHLGFTKDNYEPLLEQISAQALEAEAILGQTDEHGQRYRVDLEIIGTEGQQEIVRTGWIVEPGSDAARLVTLFVRRRR, encoded by the coding sequence ATGAAGCTAGGAGATATTGTTAGCCGTCTTGTCATCGACCCCCGCAAGTTGAGGGACTACGCGCTTAATCCTGACAACCCTATCGGCGGCGACAAAGCAGTAATGTTTCAGCGTCATTTAGGTTTTACCAAAGATAATTATGAGCCTCTGCTAGAACAAATTTCGGCACAAGCGCTTGAGGCTGAAGCAATTTTAGGACAAACTGACGAACATGGGCAACGTTATCGAGTTGATTTAGAGATTATTGGAACCGAAGGACAGCAAGAAATTGTGCGTACAGGTTGGATAGTAGAACCAGGTAGTGATGCAGCGAGATTGGTAACGCTTTTTGTGCGGAGGCGAAGATGA
- a CDS encoding DUF4926 domain-containing protein — translation MIEPELFDVIELLVNLPEYNLETGVRGAIVDCYADGKYEVEFTNEEGETEVLCPLSSNQFIVVWKAKTESWLSVAEQIVAAIGNLSEERKREVLDFTRALYKK, via the coding sequence ATGATTGAACCAGAATTATTTGATGTGATAGAACTGCTGGTTAATCTGCCTGAGTATAATCTTGAGACGGGAGTGCGAGGAGCAATTGTAGATTGTTATGCTGATGGTAAATATGAGGTAGAGTTTACTAACGAAGAAGGGGAAACAGAGGTTCTTTGTCCACTATCATCTAATCAATTTATTGTGGTTTGGAAAGCTAAAACCGAGAGTTGGTTATCAGTAGCAGAACAGATTGTAGCTGCAATCGGGAATTTGTCTGAGGAACGTAAACGAGAAGTTTTAGATTTTACTCGTGCTTTGTATAAAAAGTAA
- a CDS encoding nuclear transport factor 2 family protein, whose product MLNRQTRKEFLSTGAIASFSFLLGSQGLFGQKASAETSSTEHPNVAIIKRYYEAYGKGDLGTVRQIFAPNIAWTIPGHHPLAGTKRGVNEVLAFFQQLGLAKFRAEVLFLGGNDSYVVDVHRGWSNMERDNIDQLWALLFKIEGDRIVEAVNFPGDQHAADAFFWKVYPLKPLPERLA is encoded by the coding sequence ATGTTGAACCGACAAACTCGAAAAGAATTCTTGAGTACAGGAGCTATTGCTAGTTTCTCTTTTCTGTTAGGTAGTCAAGGTTTATTCGGACAGAAAGCTTCAGCAGAAACTAGCTCTACCGAACATCCCAATGTTGCAATTATTAAACGTTACTACGAGGCATACGGTAAGGGCGACTTAGGAACCGTTCGGCAAATTTTTGCTCCGAATATTGCTTGGACAATTCCCGGACATCACCCACTAGCTGGAACCAAGCGAGGTGTAAATGAAGTTTTAGCCTTCTTCCAACAGCTTGGCTTAGCCAAGTTTCGGGCTGAGGTTTTATTTTTAGGCGGTAATGACTCCTATGTTGTCGATGTTCATCGAGGCTGGAGCAACATGGAACGGGACAATATCGATCAGCTTTGGGCATTGTTGTTCAAAATTGAAGGCGATCGCATTGTCGAAGCTGTGAACTTTCCCGGCGACCAACACGCAGCAGATGCCTTCTTCTGGAAAGTTTATCCTCTCAAACCCCTTCCAGAACGACTCGCTTAA
- a CDS encoding SDR family oxidoreductase produces the protein MSLTEQTIVVIGGSSGIGLATAIAARQAGANVVIGSRSKDKLERAKLQIGDNVKAIPLDSSDESSIKAFFSEVGQLDHLFVTAAQAVFSKLSDDNDAALKSSFDGKYWGSYFAAKYAVPRMKENGSISFISGMASWKGYAGGSSAAASGAAVEALARTLAVEFAPIRVNTISAGYVDTPMLDDAMGDNKQENLNVIAASLPLKRIGRPEDIAHAVLFLMSNSYITGTVLHVDGGAKL, from the coding sequence ATGAGTTTGACAGAGCAAACAATCGTTGTTATCGGTGGTAGCTCAGGTATTGGGCTGGCTACTGCCATAGCAGCACGCCAAGCTGGTGCGAATGTTGTCATCGGAAGCCGCTCCAAGGACAAATTGGAACGAGCAAAGTTACAGATTGGCGATAACGTAAAAGCGATACCGCTTGATTCATCAGATGAAAGTTCTATCAAAGCGTTTTTTTCAGAAGTTGGACAATTAGATCATCTGTTTGTGACAGCAGCCCAAGCAGTTTTTAGCAAGTTATCAGACGATAATGATGCGGCACTGAAATCGTCGTTTGACGGCAAATATTGGGGTTCGTACTTCGCAGCTAAATATGCTGTTCCTCGGATGAAAGAGAACGGCTCGATCTCATTTATTTCCGGCATGGCAAGTTGGAAAGGATATGCGGGAGGCTCATCTGCGGCTGCTTCCGGTGCTGCCGTTGAAGCGCTTGCCAGAACCCTGGCGGTTGAATTTGCTCCTATCCGCGTCAACACTATAAGCGCTGGATATGTAGATACTCCCATGCTTGATGATGCAATGGGTGATAACAAGCAAGAGAACTTAAATGTCATTGCCGCATCGCTTCCACTAAAGCGTATTGGTCGCCCAGAAGATATCGCTCACGCCGTACTTTTCTTGATGAGTAATAGCTATATCACTGGTACGGTACTGCATGTAGATGGAGGGGCCAAACTATAG